The Planifilum fulgidum sequence AGGAGCAGGGGAATCATGCGATCGTCGTAAAAATCGTCGGAATTGATCAGGAGCAGGTCGTCCCCGATCGATTCGGTCAAAAGAAAGGAGTAGATGTTGTTCATCGTGTCAAAATGGGAATTGTAGATGAACCGGACATCCGTGCCCCGGAAATGTTCCTGGATCCGTTCCATCTTGTAGCCGCCGAGAATGTGAATGTCCTTTTCCTTGAATCCGGCCTTCAGGACGCTCTCCACCTGATATTGCACCAGGGGTTTGTCCTGAACCCGAATCATTGCCTTCGGTTTGTCATCCGTTTCCGGCCGCAATCGGCTGCCTACACCGGCTGCGAGAATAACCACTTTCATTATTCGACACTCCTTGCATCCTCAATTCGAATTCAGTGCCTTCAGCACGTGATATAACCGGAACGCTGTCTTTCCCCCCCACAGGATGAGGAAAGAGGCGATGAACCAGGCGATCAAAGGCAGGCCCGACAGGGATTCCAGCCAGAGAAACAGGGGAAGCATGGCGAAAAATCCGGGCAGCCCGGTGACAAAGGCGACACATTCCCAAAAAAAGGATGTGGTCCGCATGTCGCTGACCGGATCGCTTTCCTCCGTCTGCATATGGGTGTAATGGTAGGCGAAGGGAATGGCCAAGCCCATCGTGGCAGCCAGGGTCGCAAGGTAAACCCCCGAGGCGGACCACAGGTCAAGGGATGTTTCCGCGGCCAAGGCGTGAGCCGAAAGGGCGAAGGCTGCCAGAATGGGGATGCTCGTGTAACGGATCAGCGTGTCGAGGAAGACCCCCAGCCTGCCGGTTTTCCCTCTGAGACGGGCCAGTTCGCCGTCGATGCAGTCGCACAGATAGCCGAGGTTGTAGGCGAGGACCGCCGTCAGCATCGCCCAGGGCTTTGTCCACAGCATGAGCCAGCCCGAAAGGATGAAAAAGAAAAGGCTGAGCCAGGTTACCGCGTTGGGGGTGATCGGAGTACGTCGAAGCAGCAAGGTGATGTAGATGGAGATCCTCCTGAGCACATACCAGGACCAGAGGTCTTCCTTCCGCCGCGGTTTCTGACACTGGACTCGGTATTCGAGGATCTTGGCCGAATCAACGGGAAGCGTCGGCAAGTTCTTGCGGAGCTCTTTCATGATTCCTCCAGTAGTGTTTGCTAAATAAACTCGCGACGGAACCGAGACCCCGGCTGAAATGGAGCAGGAAAAAACTCAACATGCAGGGGAAGAAGTATTTCCATCCCTTTTTTTTGACGATCCCCCAGGAAGAATAAATCAGCAGCGCAAAATAGGCGCCGATCAGGCTGAGCAGGGTGTATCCGGCCAAAGGGCTGAAAAAGGCCCCGATGCCCAGAACCAGTCCCACCAGCACGGTCAAAAAGGGGATGAGATGGCGCCACCTCAGCACGCCGATCCCCCGTTTGCTGGCCACCATGGTCCATTTGCCGTCGCTGAAGGACTTCTTGATGAAGGCGGACAGGGTGTTGCGCACAAAATAGGTGGAACGGATGGAAGTGGACAGGAAGAAGGTGCCTCCCTGGTTCCGGATCCGGGCATGCATTTCCAGATCTTCATTCCGCTTCAGGGTCTCGTCGAAGTAACCGACCTTGTCGAATATCTCCCGCTTGTATGCCGCATAGGGTACGGTGTCCACATATCCTTCCCAATCCGATTTGGTCGTGCGGAATTTGGAATTGCCGACCCCGAAGGGATGGGAGTAGACGTACGCGTTGACCTCTCCCCAAAAGCCCTTTCCAACGGTTTCCACAATCCCGCCCACGCAGGCGGCGGAGGGCACCCGCTGCACAACCCGGTAGGTGCTGGACAGAAAATCCCGGGGAATTTGACTGTGCCCGTCGACGCGTATCACGTATTCCCCGTTGGCATGCTGGATGCCCAGGTTCCATCCCGTCGCCAGCGTTTTCTTCGGATTGTTGTACACGCGGATCCGGTCCCGGTGACGTTTCCGGAATGACTCGATGATTTCCGGACTGCGGTCCACGGATTCCCCGTCCACCACGATGATTTCGTACTTGTCCTGGGGAAAGTCCTGGTTTAAAATCGCTTCCAGCAGGTTTTCCAAATATTTTTCCTCGTTTCGGACAACCAGCAGAAACGAAAAAATCGGTTTCTCCTCGATGGCGGATCACTTCTCTCTTCTGCACTTGCGGCAGTTAATCCCTCGGTCGTACCTATGATAACACGTACCCGTTGTTACGACAATTCTTTTTCCGCCTGTGAGGACTTGGCGCCAATATACAATTGATAAAATTTAATATATTACTAATTATTAGTTAAATTACAACCTCCCCATTCCTCAATTTTTCCCGATCGCTTGATGTGACAGGGGTTGGGAGAGATTGCGGAACAGGCGAAAATGATTCTGTTTTACAAACCTGTAACGATGATGAAACACTTGATCCCGGGCCGGGAGGGGATTCGGAGACCCCATTTTTGATAAAAATTACCATGAACAATGAAACAAATGGAGACAATGCTCGGCATTGGGCCCGGGATGAAAACGAATGTTCCGAAACGGTTTCTGCCGATCGGCCGATCGGCACCACCTGGAACCACCTTTTGTGGGTTTCGCAGGTGGTTAAGGCTGTTCGTCGCTCAGGAAGGGGGAGGGCGGATTTCGCTTCTTCCCCGGGGAATCGGTTGCCGGGGTTGGGGATGCTTCCCCCGGTAAGCCGGAGCGGGAAGTCGGCTCTCCAAAAAAAAAACCGGGACAGTCCGTCCCGGTTTTTTGCGGATAATTTAAAAGAGAAAAAGGGGAGGGATTCGCCGTTTTCCCGTGGATGGGATGGATGGCCCGAAGGCAAATCGGCTTTGCGTCAAGCCTTGTTGTCCGCTTGGCTGTCCAGCATTCGCCGATATCGCTCAAACTTTTTGTCGATCGATTGAATCACCTGGTCAAACCGGCCGGCTTTCACCAGCTCCATATACTCTTCTCTGCTGATCTCGCCGGCCCGGTACTGGTCGTGCAATGCCTTGACCCGTTGATGGAAGGTCGGCTTTTTTCTCATCCCGGTTTACCCTCCTCAAAGGATCCTTGCGAGAATTTCCGATCGATGTACAGCAGGGAAGTCAGCACCTTTGCGAAGGCCGCTACATAGCGGGGATACAGGGGGTGCTCGAAAGCATCGGGCACATCGGCGTTCACGGTCAGGATGCCCAGTTTCTCTTCGTTGGCAAAGATCGGACTGGCGATCATCGATCGGGTTTGGGGTGGGAGCTCGGCAAAGGGGATTTCGCAGTCCAGGAGTTTGTCCCAATACTTGGTGGACTCGTTCAGCCAGACCCATCCTTCCGGTGATTTGATGGTCAGGGAGGGGCGGTAATTGCGGAAGCTGGAGCCGAAGCCGATCACTTGATAGGGCCGGAGTCGTCCGCGGTCCTCCGGATCGACGATGAAAACGGCGACGCCCGGATGAACGGCTTTCTCATTGGCCATGGCCGACTGGATGCTGTCGATCACGTAGGGGTAGTCAATCTCGAAAGCATCTCCCGATTTATTGTACGAACGGATCAGCGCGGTTGATACCCCGTCCGCCAGGATTTCCAGCACGGCGATGAAATTGTTGTTCCGATCGGCCTCCCTTTTCATGTCCTGTTCAATATGATGCAATATCCTTTTCAACATGTCGATCTTGCGATCCTTTTCGTCCATGTAGTCCTTGAGCGGATACAGTCCGGGGGCCACCTCGGCGGCGGACTCCATCTCGTCCGGCAGGCCGCTGATTTCCACATCGGATCCCGTCGTTTTGTCCATACCCTTTTTTTCGGGGGTTTGAAACCCGTAGGGGATCCATTTGCCTGTGAAAATTCGGTAACAAATCGCGATTGCTGCGAAGAAGAGCACCAAGGCGAACCCGAGAATGACATATTTCATCCAGGAAAATTCGTCCAGGTTGCCGATGATGTATTCGTCCCACGACGGCATGAAATCTCCTCCGAAGCCAGTTGTAGTACAAATTTATTCGATTGTCAATTTCTCAATTCCTTCCTATTTTATATTATATAATAAAAGTTTAAACTATGCTGCCATTTTCCGCGAAACGTCATGCTGCATTTATAAGGAAAAATAATGAGGCATTCATTGGGCTGTGGCTGTGTCCCGCGTGATTGCGTCTTGTTCCGAAAAAACCTAATGTTTTATGAGGTTCGGAGGGATTCTTGAATTAGCGCGGGTGTCGATGGGCCGGACGGCTTTCCGAAAATATGGGGCTCGAAATCCTCCCTTCGCTCCCTTTTCCTATGCCTATGACATTGGGGGGCATCCCATGCCCCCGGGCCGCCCTTTGCCAAAAAAGGGATGGAGCAGAAGAAAGGAGAAGAAGGTGGTAGGATCTTTTTTGTCGGCGGAGATCCCGGGGATGGACGCCCCGGGTCGGGCGCTTTTTCGTCTGGTATGTAATTTATTATCATTTAAGGAAAATAAAGTTTCTTACAGGCGTGTCGGGTGAGGCGAAACGGGTTTTGGGAAATAATGGGTGAATAACTTCGGATTTCGTGAGGAGCGTGATCGCTTTGCGCGGATGGAGTGCGCTGCTGCTCGCTGTGACGCTGTTGTTGCTGCCGGTGGGATGTGGGTGGATGCCGTCCAAAACCGAGAGGGAAGCGACGGGGGAGCCCGGGGAAGCGGAGCAGCCGCCTCCGCCGGATCCGCTCACCGGACTGCCTTCGGAGGGGCCCGCTCACCCCACGCTGATGGTGATGGTGAACAATCACCAAAAGGCGAGGCCCCAATCCGGATTGAACCGGGCGGATCTGGTGGTGGAGATCCTGGCGGAGGGGGAGATTACCCGCTTTGCCGCCTTTTATCACAGCCGGACCGAGGGAAAAGTGGGGCCGGTTCGCAGTTTGCGCCCCTATTATTTGGAGTTGGGCCGGGGGTTGAACGCGGTGGCGGTTCATGCGGGCGGCTCGACGGAGGCCCTTGAGGAGGTCCGCACCAGCGGATGGCCCAGCCTGGACGGGATCCACCAGGATGCCCGGTATTTCCGCAGGGAATCGGACCGGCGCGCGCCCCACAACCTTTACACGGATCTTGGCCGGCTGCAGGAAGCCGCGCGGATCAAAGGGTACGGGGACCGGGAGACGAAGCGGGTTTATCGGTTCGACGAGGAGGGAGCGACGTCGGAGGGCGAGCCGGCCGCTGAGATCGACCTGGTTTATCACCGGCTCTACAAGGCAGGCTACCGTTATGACGAAGAATCCGGGGAATACGTCCGCTACACCCAGGGGGAAAAGCAGGTGGACCGCGAGACGGGCGAGCCTTTGACGATGGACAATGTGCTTGTGATCAAGGCCAAACACCGGGTGAAGGATGCGGCGGGACGCCGGGAAGTGGACCTGAAGGGGCCCGGTTCGGGGGTTTTGTTTCAGCGGGGAAAAGCGATACCGATCCAGTGGGAGAGCAGAGGCGGGGTGATCGTCCCCGTCCGGAACGGGGAAATGCTTCCCCTCCTGCCCGGAAAGACCTGGATCAATGTTCTGCCGGAAGACGGGAAGGTCGCGTACCGCTGATCGCGGCTTCGGCACCGAAAGGCGGCGGTTTCCCGGGGGAAGTCGCGCCAATCCGGCGAGGCGGAAGTTTCCGCCCGGGAACTCGCGGGGAGACGGCCGTTCCCTTTCTGCGGGGAGGAATTTCGACGGATCGGGTCGAATCGTTTTTATCGGGCAAACGAGCCTCCCGTCGGGAAGGAGAGAGGATGGATGCCGTTGGATAAAATCAACAAAAGGGAGCTGCACCAACTGTTTCGGGCGATCCTGAGCCTGAAGACCATCGACGAGTGCTATCAGTTTTTTGACGACCTGTGCACCGTCGGGGAGATCAAGGCTTTCGCCCAGCGATTGGAGGTGGCCCGCATGCTCAGGGA is a genomic window containing:
- a CDS encoding YerC/YecD family TrpR-related protein is translated as MPLDKINKRELHQLFRAILSLKTIDECYQFFDDLCTVGEIKAFAQRLEVARMLREGYTYNQIEIETGASTATISRVKRCLHYGMNGYELVLDRLEKEASESE
- a CDS encoding glycosyltransferase family 2 protein, with the protein product MEEKPIFSFLLVVRNEEKYLENLLEAILNQDFPQDKYEIIVVDGESVDRSPEIIESFRKRHRDRIRVYNNPKKTLATGWNLGIQHANGEYVIRVDGHSQIPRDFLSSTYRVVQRVPSAACVGGIVETVGKGFWGEVNAYVYSHPFGVGNSKFRTTKSDWEGYVDTVPYAAYKREIFDKVGYFDETLKRNEDLEMHARIRNQGGTFFLSTSIRSTYFVRNTLSAFIKKSFSDGKWTMVASKRGIGVLRWRHLIPFLTVLVGLVLGIGAFFSPLAGYTLLSLIGAYFALLIYSSWGIVKKKGWKYFFPCMLSFFLLHFSRGLGSVASLFSKHYWRNHERAPQELADASR
- a CDS encoding CDP-alcohol phosphatidyltransferase family protein; translation: MKELRKNLPTLPVDSAKILEYRVQCQKPRRKEDLWSWYVLRRISIYITLLLRRTPITPNAVTWLSLFFFILSGWLMLWTKPWAMLTAVLAYNLGYLCDCIDGELARLRGKTGRLGVFLDTLIRYTSIPILAAFALSAHALAAETSLDLWSASGVYLATLAATMGLAIPFAYHYTHMQTEESDPVSDMRTTSFFWECVAFVTGLPGFFAMLPLFLWLESLSGLPLIAWFIASFLILWGGKTAFRLYHVLKALNSN
- a CDS encoding DUF3048 domain-containing protein translates to MRGWSALLLAVTLLLLPVGCGWMPSKTEREATGEPGEAEQPPPPDPLTGLPSEGPAHPTLMVMVNNHQKARPQSGLNRADLVVEILAEGEITRFAAFYHSRTEGKVGPVRSLRPYYLELGRGLNAVAVHAGGSTEALEEVRTSGWPSLDGIHQDARYFRRESDRRAPHNLYTDLGRLQEAARIKGYGDRETKRVYRFDEEGATSEGEPAAEIDLVYHRLYKAGYRYDEESGEYVRYTQGEKQVDRETGEPLTMDNVLVIKAKHRVKDAAGRREVDLKGPGSGVLFQRGKAIPIQWESRGGVIVPVRNGEMLPLLPGKTWINVLPEDGKVAYR